The Mauremys mutica isolate MM-2020 ecotype Southern chromosome 1, ASM2049712v1, whole genome shotgun sequence genome has a segment encoding these proteins:
- the LOC123369477 gene encoding olfactory receptor 52M1-like, with the protein MSDSNTTAFKNPSSFILLGIPGLESAHVWISIPFCTMYITAILGNFTILFTVKTEPSLHGPMYYFLCMLAITDLVVSTSIVPKMLAIYWFNSREIDFSSCLTQLYFFHCFSVMESGIFVAMAFDRYVAICDPLRHSTILTSPVVAKIGLAVVLRSSMVVLPYPFLVRQWPYCRTNIIPQPYCAHIAVVNLACADTRVSSYYGLFVVICVIGLDVIFIALSYTQILRAIFSLPTKDARLKTFGTCISHLCAILAFYIPSLFFSLMFRFGQNVPLHFHVLIANVYLLMPPVLNPIIYGVRTKQIRDRLLWLFTNRGT; encoded by the coding sequence atgtcagattccaacacaactgCTTTCAAGAACCCCTCTAGCTTCAttctgctgggcattcctggcctggaatccgcccatgtctggatctccatccccttctgcaccatgtacatcacggccatcttggggaacttcaccatcctgttcactGTGAAGACGGAGCCGAGtctccatgggcccatgtactatttcctttGCATGCTGGCCATCACGGACCTGGTTGTATCTACATCCATTGTGCCCAAAATGCTGGCAATATACTGGTTCAATTCCAGAGAGATCGATTTCAGTTCCTGCCTCACCCAATTATACTTCTTTCACTGCTTCTCTgtgatggagtctgggatctttgtggccatggcttttgatcgctatgtggccatctgtgatcccctgagacattccaccatcctgacaagcCCAGTGGTGGCCAAGATTGGCCTGGCTGTGGTGCTGCGAAGCAGCATGGTTGTACTGCCCTATCCCTTCCTGGTAAGGCAATGGCCATATTgtagaaccaacatcatcccccagcCGTACTGCGCACACATAGCCGTGGTGAATCTGGCCTGTGCTGACACCCGTGTTAGTAGTTACTATGGCCTCTTTGTGGTAATCTGTGTGATTGGTCTGGATGTGATTTTTATTGCCCTGTCCTacacccagatcctcagggccatcttcagtctccccacaaaggacgcccggctcaagacttttgggacctgcatctctcaCCTTTGTGCCATtttagccttttacatcccaaGTCTCTTCTTCTCTCTCATGTTCCGGTTTGGTCAGaatgtgcccctgcatttccatGTTCTCATTGCCAATGTTTACCTCTTGATGCCTCCTGTGCTAAATCCTATCATctacggggtgaggaccaaacaaaTCCGGGATAGGCTGCTCTGGCTCTTTACTAATAGAGGCACCTAA
- the LOC123353757 gene encoding olfactory receptor 52R1-like, which yields MSDSNKTHFSNPSTFILLGIPGLEAAHIWISIPFCTMYAIAILGNFTILFTVKTDLSLHGPMYYFLCMLAVTDLVVSTSIVPKMLAIYWFNSREINFSSCLIQLYFIHCFSVMESGIFLAMAFDRYVAICHPLRHSTILTNPMVTKIGLAMMLRSGLLALPFPLLVRQWPYCRTNIIPLSYCAHIAVVKLACADTRISSYYGHFLVFCVIGLDVLFIALSYTQILRAIFSLPTEDARLKTFGTCISHLCSILAFYIPNLFFSLMYRFGQNVPLHFHVLIANIYLLMPPVLNPIIYGVRTKQIRDRLLRLFTH from the coding sequence atgtcagattccaacaaaaCCCACTtctccaacccctccaccttcatcctgctgggtatTCCTGGCCTTGAGGCAGCCCacatctggatctccatccccttctgcaccatgtacgccatagccatcttggggaacttcaccatcctgttcaccGTGAAGACAGACCTGAGtctccatgggcccatgtactatttcctttGCATGCTGGCCGTCACCGACCTGGTTGTATCTACGTCCATTGTGCCCAAAATGCTGGCAATATACTGGtttaattccagggagatcaattttagttcctgcctcattcagctctacttcattcactgcttctcagtgatggagtctgggatctttttggccatggcttttgatcgctatgtAGCCATTTGCCACCCcttgagacattccaccatcctgacaaaccccaTGGTGACCAAGATCGGCCTGGCCATGATGCTGCGCAGCGGTTTGCTTGCATTACCATTTCCATTACTGGTAAGGCAGTGGCcttattgcagaaccaacatcatccctcTGTCATACTGTGCACACATagctgtggtgaagctggcctgcgctgATACCCGTATCAGTAGTTATTACGGGCACTTTCTGGTATTTTGTGTGATTGGTCTGGATGTACTTTTTATAGCCCTCTCCTacacccagatcctcagggccatcttcagcctccctaCAGAagacgcccggctcaagacttttgggacctgcatctctcaCCTTTGTTCCatcttagccttttacatcccaaATCTCTTCTTCTCCCTAATGTACCGGTTTGGGCAGaatgtgcccctgcatttccacGTTCTCATTGCCAACATTTACCTCTTGATGCCTCCTGTGCTAAATCCCATCATctacggggtgaggaccaaacagatccgggacaggctgctccggctctttaCTCATTAA